Proteins encoded by one window of Juglans regia cultivar Chandler chromosome 15, Walnut 2.0, whole genome shotgun sequence:
- the LOC108991731 gene encoding probable galacturonosyltransferase-like 1, with protein sequence MPKPALKLAFLFLLLACLFSFNIADTATIVNGTTTTLSRQFKEAPQFYNSPDCPSITNDDLDEDEDDSSSSGNVNIVCSDRAVHVAMTLDTHYIRGSMAAILSVLQHSSCPENIFFHFVASASANTSSLLRVTLFNSFPYLKFKVYIFDDSHVSGLISTSIRSALDCPLNYARSYLARLLPSCVRKVVYLDSDLILVDDIAKLAATPLGASSVLAAPEYCNANFTFYFTPTFWSNPSLSLTFANRKPCYFNTGVMVIDLDRWRDEDYTTRIEEWMELQKRMRIYELGSLPPFLLVFAGNIASVDHKWNQHGLGGDNFRGLCRDLHPGPVSLLHWSGKGKPWARLDANRPCPLDALWAPYDLLQTPFTLDS encoded by the coding sequence ATGCCCAAACCAGCACTGAAGCTTGcttttctcttccttctccttGCTTGTCTATTTTCCTTCAACATAGCAGACACTGCCACCATTGTCAATGGTACTACTACTACTCTCTCACGGCAGTTCAAAGAAGCCCCGCAGTTCTACAACTCTCCCGACTGTCCTTCCATAACCAACGATGACCTTGacgaagatgaagatgacagCAGCAGCAGTGGCAACGTTAACATCGTCTGCTCCGATAGAGCAGTACATGTAGCAATGACTCTGGACACCCATTACATCCGTGGCTCTATGGCTGCCATCCTCTCCGTACTCCAGCACTCCTCCTGCCCAGAAAACATCTTCTTCCATTTCGTCGCCTCCGCCTCCGCTAACACTAGCTCCCTCCTGCGCGTCACCCTCTTCAACTCATTCCCTTACCTCAAATTCAAAGTCTACATCTTCGACGACTCTCATGTCTCCGGCCTCATCTCCACCTCCATCCGCTCTGCCTTGGACTGTCCCCTCAACTACGCTCGCAGCTACTTGGCTAGACTCCTGCCATCATGTGTCCGTAAAGTTGTTTACCTCGACTCCGACCTGATTCTCGTGGATGACATTGCCAAACTCGCCGCCACGCCGTTGGGGGCCAGCTCGGTCCTCGCCGCCCCGGAGTACTGCAACGCCAATTTCACGTTCTATTTCACCCCGACGTTTTGGTCCAATCCTTCTTTGTCCCTGACTTTCGCCAACCGGAAACCGTGTTACTTCAACACCGGGGTGATGGTAATCGATCTTGACCGGTGGAGAGATGAAGATTACACGACAAGGATTGAGGAGTGGATGGAGCTGCAGAAGAGGATGAGAATCTACGAACTGGGATCTCTACCGCCATTTCTGCTTGTGTTTGCTGGAAACATAGCTTCGGTTGATCACAAATGGAACCAACACGGACTGGGCGGCGACAACTTCAGGGGACTTTGCCGGGATCTGCACCCGGGTCCGGTTAGTCTTTTGCATTGGAGTGGGAAAGGTAAACCCTGGGCTCGTCTGGACGCAAACCGGCCATGCCCGTTGGACGCACTCTGGGCTCCCTATGATCTGTTGCAGACTCCATTTACGTTGGATTCTTAA